A genomic segment from Lutibacter sp. A80 encodes:
- a CDS encoding GNAT family N-acetyltransferase, with amino-acid sequence MLFETERLVIRTLKISDSEPFFDMMGNPNVMNPIPQKVMSKTESDITLKKLIALEKNSTKKIWSLIEKESSNFIGICGLLKNNEDEPEIAYRLREKYWGKGYGTEIAKGLINFSFETLNFNIITADVNIINMKSVKILEKFFIKDHDFFNKRDNCTDRRYKLTKTNWAKTFKNN; translated from the coding sequence ATGCTTTTTGAAACAGAACGCTTGGTAATTCGAACATTAAAAATTTCGGATTCAGAACCTTTTTTTGATATGATGGGAAACCCAAATGTTATGAATCCCATTCCTCAAAAAGTTATGTCTAAAACAGAAAGCGACATCACACTAAAAAAATTAATTGCACTTGAAAAAAACTCCACAAAAAAAATATGGAGTCTCATTGAAAAAGAAAGCTCTAATTTTATAGGTATTTGTGGATTATTAAAAAATAATGAAGACGAACCCGAAATTGCATATAGATTAAGAGAAAAATATTGGGGAAAAGGTTATGGTACCGAAATTGCAAAAGGTTTAATTAATTTTAGTTTCGAAACTTTAAATTTTAATATAATTACTGCAGATGTAAATATTATAAATATGAAATCTGTAAAAATTTTAGAAAAATTTTTTATTAAAGATCACGATTTTTTTAATAAACGAGACAATTGTACCGATAGAAGATATAAATTAACTAAAACAAATTGGGCAAAAACCTTTAAGAACAATTAA